A single Anopheles maculipalpis chromosome 3RL, idAnoMacuDA_375_x, whole genome shotgun sequence DNA region contains:
- the LOC126564842 gene encoding beta-ureidopropionase, whose protein sequence is MSESNFKSLEDTLNKYIPPEELREVKRVLYGRPDDNELKFSEETISLSKDVDIELKGYVFTARKEDLRRPRIVRVAAVQNTVDIPTTAPIHVQRDALHEKISNILRVAVTAGVNIVCLQEAWTMPFAFCTREKFPWCEFAEDVENGPTTKMLKELARQYNMVIISPILERDANHHDTIWNTAVVISNNGSYIGKHRKNHIPRVGDFNESTYYYEGDTGHPVFETQFGRIAINICYGRHHPQNWMMFGVNGAEIVFNPSATVGGLSEPLWGIEARNAAIANSYFTVAINRVGTEVFPNEFTSGNGLPAHKDFGPFYGSSYVAAPDGSRTPGLSRDKDGLLVVEMDLNLCRQIKDFWGFPMTQRLPLYAESLAKAIKPDYKPQTIRDS, encoded by the exons ATGTCtgaatcaaatttcaaaagctTAGAAGACACCCTAAACAAATATATTCCACCGGAAGAGCTGCGTGAAGTTAAACGGGTGCTGTACGGAAGGCCCGACGA caACGAGTTAAAATTTTCTGAAGAAACCATCTCACTATCCAAGGATGTGGACATCGAGCTAAAGGGGTACGTGTTTACTGCCCGCAAGGAGGATCTGCGACGGCCGAGAATAGTGCGGGTGGCAGCAGTGCAAAACACGGTGGACATTCCGACAACGGCCCCGATTCACGTGCAGCGTGATGCATTGCATGAGAAGATTTCCAACATCTTACGTGTTGCTGTTACGGCCGGAGTCAATATCGTCTGTCTACAGGAAGCTTGGA CCATGCCATTTGCGTTCTGTACGCGCGAAAAGTTTCCCTGGTGCGAATTTGCCGAAGACGTCGAAAATGGACCGACAACAAAGATGCTGAAGGAGTTGGCCCGACAGTACAACATGGTAATCATCTCGCCCATCCTGGAGCGTGATGCAAACCATCACGATACGATCTGGAACACAGCAGTGGTAATTTCCAACAATGGTTCCTACATCGGCAAACATCGCAAGAATCATATTCCACGTGTGGGCGACTTCAATGAGTCGACCTATTACTACGAGGGCGATACAGGGCATCCGGTGTTTGAGACGCAGTTCGGACGCATCGCTATCAACATCTGTTACGGGCGCCATCATCCACAGAATTGGATGATGTTTGGTGTCAATGGTGCAGAAATCGTATTCAATCCATCGGCTACT GTGGGCGGACTAAGCGAACCACTGTGGGGTATTGAGGCGCGCAATGCGGCCATCGCCAACAGCTACTTTACCGTGGCCATCAATCGGGTTGGTACGGAGGTGTTCCCGAACGAGTTTACCTCCGGCAATGGGTTGCCGGCACACAAGGATTTTGGTCCTTTCTATGGATCGTCGTATGTTGCGGCTCCGGACGGTTCCCGTACGCCTGGCCTGTCTAGGGATAAGGATGGTTTGTTGGTGGTTGAGATGGATTTGAACCTCTGCCGGCAGATAAAAGATTTCTGGGGTTTCCCAATGACGCAGCGCTTACCACTGTACGCGGAAAGCTTAGCAAAGGCAATCAAACCTGACTATAAACCACAAACTATTCGAGATAGCTAA
- the LOC126560666 gene encoding ELKS/Rab6-interacting/CAST family member 1-like: protein MGHVNRDCPRRVSSASAAVQQDGELEYAQPIQSIQELDDFRLEITRRDQEIMAMAAKMKTLEEQHQDYQRHIAVLKESLCAKEEHYNMLQSDVEELRNRLQEKNRMIDNLENLLKEKDNQVDMARARLSAMQAHHCSSEGALTSLEEAIGDKEKQMQQLRDQRDRVEAEKKEERELHERELAKFKMKLHSLDSEVEKLTTRLHRALAEKDRLEARFKGPYVIHKCLPNDRYVIRDIDGAQQTQIPYDGVLESDKLRKWMSQDADPASVCT from the coding sequence ATGGGACATGTCAATCGGGACTGTCCACGTCGTGTCTCATCAGCTTCAGCAGCTGTTCAGCAAGATGGGGAATTAGAGTACGCTCAACCGATTCAGTCAATTCAGGAGCTGGATGATTTTCGCTTGGAAATCACACGCCGCGATCAAGAGATAATGGCAATGGCTGCCAAAATGAAAACGCTCGAAGAGCAGCATCAGGATTATCAGCGTCACATTGCTGTCCTCAAGGAATCATTATGCGCTAAAGAAGAACATTACAACATGCTGCAATCAGATGTTGAAGAGCTGCGTAATCggttacaagaaaaaaatcgaatgattgacaatttggaaaatttgctaaAGGAGAAAGATAATCAAGTTGATATGGCACGAGCAAGGCTCAGCGCAATGCAGGCACACCATTGCAGCTCAGAAGGAGCGTTGACAAGCTTGGAAGAAGCAATCGgagataaggaaaaacaaatgcagcaaCTGCGCGACCAGCGCGATCGAGTTGAAGcggagaaaaaagaggaacgaGAGCTACACGAACGTGAACTCGCCAAATTCAAGATGAAGCTTCACTCTTTGGATAGCGAGGTAGAAAAGCTAACGACACGTCTGCATAGAGCACTTGCCGAAAAGGATCGCCTGGAAGCCAGGTTCAAGGGACCTTATGTAATACACAAATGTTTGCCCAATGACAGATATGTAATACGAGACATTGATGGAGCACAACAAACTCAAATTCCCTACGATGGCGTACTCGAATCAGATAAACTAAGGAAGTGGATGTCGCAAGATGCAGACCCTGCATCAGTTTGCACATAG
- the LOC126564219 gene encoding methylcrotonoyl-CoA carboxylase subunit alpha, mitochondrial — MLHKLQTAATCSRRFASACSSAGPKVAHRQINKLLIANRGEIACRVMRTANRLGIRTVAVFSEADEKSLHVKQANEAYNIGPAASQQSYLRGDKILAVAKRAGCQAIHPGYGFLSENVEFAELCQQEGVTFIGPPASAIRDMGIKSTSKHIMSAAGVPIINGYHGEDQSDERLLKEAQQIGFPLMIKAVRGGGGKGMRIAETEADFMPMLQSARTESEKAFGDSAMLLERYVRSPRHVEVQVFADHYGNAVYLYERDCSVQRRHQKIIEEAPAPGLSEELRKQLGEAAVRAAKAVNYVGAGTVEFILDKEDLSFHFMEMNTRLQVEHPITEMITGTDLVEWQIKVAAGERLPVTQEDIVMRGHAFEARIYAEDPAGGFLPGAGPLDYLSTPEPSSTTRVETGVRQGDEVSIHYDPMIAKLVVWGENRASSLQLLVEQLTNYQIAGLQTNINFLIDLAQHEHFQAADVHTGFIEQHMNTLFPKKVIPSEKVVQMALAHVLNERVQSGASLGTKTCTPFDGEYGFRPNYSVARPIKIKVGDVEHTVEVTTSAESCYLVRVDAGEWQKVTVRRKPYTNRFLLETNIEGHVSCFNAVISGENVALFDENGMIGGELVQPRFLIAESTMGGVDASSVTAPMPGVLDKLLVKPGDTVKAGTPVAVLIAMKMEHVLKAAKDGVVKAIPNAEGSNVRKGAILISFE, encoded by the exons ATGCTGCACAAACTGCAAACCGCGGCAACATG TTCCCGACGATTTGCTTCCGCCTGCTCCAGCGCTGGCCCGAAGGTGGCGCATCGTCAGATAAATAAACTGCTCATTGCAAATCGTGGCGAAATTGCGTGCCGTGTGATGCGAACCGCGAACCGGCTCGGGATTCGAACGGTTGCAGTTTTCTCCGAAGCGGATGAAAAATCGCTACATGTAAAACAAGCGAACGAAGCATATAACATTGGTCCTGCCGCATCACAACAATCGTACCTGCGGGGTGATAAGATACTGGCGGTTGCCAAAAGAGCGGGCTGTCAAGCTATTCATCCCGGCTATGGCTTTCTGTCGGAGAACGTGGAATTTGCAGAATTATGCCAGCAGGAAGGTGTCACGTTTATCGGTCCACCGGCGAGTGCGATCCGGGACATGGGAATTAAGAGCACCTCCAAGCACATCATGTCCGCCGCCGGAGTGCCGATCATCAACGGATACCATGGAGAAGATCAATCGGACGAGAGACTGCTGAAGGAGGCACAACAGATAGGATTTCCCCTTATGATTAAGGCGGTTCGGGGCGGTGGCGGCAAAGGAATGCGTATTGCGGAAACGGAAGCGGATTTCATGCCCATGTTACAGTCCGCTCGGACAGAGTCTGAGAAGGCTTTCGGTGATAGCGCAATGCTGCTGGAACGCTATGTACGATCACCAAGACACGTGGAGGTACAGGTATTTGCTGACCATTACGGTAATGCGGTCTATCTGTACGAACGTGATTGTTCGGTTCAAAGACGGCATCAAAAAATTATCGAAGAAGCACCCGCCCCGGGTCTGTCGGAGGAGCTACGTAAACAGCTCGGCGAGGCAGCGGTTCGTGCCGCTAAAGCAGTAAACTACGTCGGCGCCGGTACGGTGGAATTCATCCTGGACAAAGAAGATCTGTCCTTTCATTTTATGGAAATGAACACTCGGCTGCAGGTTGAGCATCCCATCACGGAAATGATTACCGGAACCGATTTAGTCGAATGGCAAATAAAGGTAGCAGCGGGAGAGCGTCTACCGGTAACCCAAGAAGATATCGTCATGCGCGGTCACGCTTTCGAGGCTCGTATCTACGCCGAGGACCCGGCAGGAGGTTTTCTTCCGGGTGCAGGTCCTTTAGACTACCTGTCGACCCCAGAGCCGTCAAGTACGACGCGTGTTGAGACTGGCGTAAGGCAGGGAGACGAAGTGTCCATCCATTACGATCCGATGATAGCGAAGCTGGTAGTCTGGGGCGAAAATCGTGCCAGCAGCTTGCAACTGCTGGTCGAACAGTTGACCAACTATCAAATAGCTGGTCTGCAGACCAACATAAACTTCCTGATCGATCTTGCTCAGCACGAACACTTCCAGGCTGCAGATGTGCATACTGGCTTTATCGAGCAGCACATGAATACACTTTTCCCGAAAAAAGTGATACCTTCGGAGAAGGTAGTCCAAATGGCGCTAGCCCACGTGCTAAACGAACGCGTGCAATCGGGCGCCAGTTTGGGCACGAAAACTTGTACCCCATTCGATGGTGAGTACGGCTTCCGGCCGAACTATAGTGTGGCACGTCCGATAAAGATAAAAGTTGGCGATGTAGAGCATACGGTTGAAGTAACGACGAGCGCTGAAAGCTGTTACCTGGTTCGTGTGGATGCCGGCGAATGGCAGAAGGTAACGGTGCGCCGTAAACCGTACACCAACCGTTTCCTGTTGGAAACGAACATCGAGGGACACGTTTCGTGTTTTAACGCCGTCATTTCAGGTGAAAATGTGGCACTTTTCGATGAG AATGGTATGATTGGTGGAGAACTTGTTCAGCCACGCTTTCTCATTGCCGAAAGCACGATGGGTGGTGTCGACGCGTCCAGCGTAACTGCCCCAATGCCCGGGGTGCTCGATAAGTTGCTTGTAAAGCCTGGCGATACTGTGAAAGCAGGTACACCGGTTGCAGTGCTGATTGCCATGAAAATGGAGCATGTTCTGAAAGCTGCCAAGGATGGCGTTGTTAAAGCGATCCCGAATGCAGAAGGTAGCAACGTTCGCAAAGGTGCCATCTTGATTTCGTTCGAATAA
- the LOC126565737 gene encoding mitochondrial import receptor subunit TOM7 homolog, producing MLSPGVKERIGVVFEVVKTSFHWGFIPTLLYLGFRKGSEPGMPPLSIANLLW from the exons ATGTTGTCTCCAGGTGTAAAAGAACGAATCGGCGTTGTTTTTGAGGTAGTGAAAACCTCCTTTCACTGGGGATTCATTCCAACATTGCTATATTTAG GATTCCGCAAAGGATCAGAACCCGGCATGCCGCCACTATCGATAGCAAACTTGTTATGGTAA